One window of Camelina sativa cultivar DH55 chromosome 4, Cs, whole genome shotgun sequence genomic DNA carries:
- the LOC104781265 gene encoding probable serine/threonine-protein kinase At5g41260, whose translation MGARCSKFSFCLFPSHFKSASVLESPDLENGGKSWPSFKEFRLEQLKSATGGFSSDNIVSEHGEKAPNVVYRGRLDDGRLIAVKRFNRLAWADHRQFLDEAKTVGSLRSDRLANLIGCCHEGEERLLVADFMPHETLAKHLFHWENHPMKWAMRLRVAMCLAQALEYCSNKGRALYHDLNAYRVLFDKDGNPRLSCFGLMKNSRDGKSYSTNLAFTPPEYLRTGRVTPESVVFSFGTVLLDLMSGKHIPPSHALDLIRGKNCAMLMDSALEGHFSNEDGTELVRLATRCLQYEARERPNVKSLVTSLATLQKESDVASYVLMGIPHETEVEEEPSLSLTPFGDACLRVDLTAIHEILNKVGYKDDEGIANELSFQMWTNQMQESLNSKKQGDLSFRSKDFTTAVDCYTQFIDGGTMVSPTVHARRCLSYLMNENAQEALTDALQAQVVSPEWPTALYLQAACLFKLGMEADAQQALKDGTTLEAKKTNNKRC comes from the exons ATGGGAGCTCGTTGCTCTAAGTTCTCATTCTGCTTGTTCCCTTCTCACTTCAAATCCGCTTCAGTTCTCGAATCTCCTGATCTCG AAAATGGAGGCAAATCGTGGCCGAGTTTTAAAGAATTCAGATTGGAGCAGCTTAAATCTGCTACAGGAGGTTTCTCTTCAGATAACATTGTATCAGAACACGGTGAGAAAGCTCCTAACGTTGTCTACAGGGGAAGGCTTGATGATGGTCGTTTGATCGCTGTTAAACGCTTCAATCGCCTTGCGTGGGCTGATCATAGACAGTTCTTG gATGAAGCGAAAACTGTTGGGAGCTTGAGGAGTGATAGATTGGCTAATCTGATAGGATGTTGtcatgaaggagaagagagattgCTCGTTGCTGACTTTATGCCTCACGAAACGCTTGCAAAGCATCTTTTCCACT GGGAGAATCATCCGATGAAATGGGCGATGAGATTAAGAGTTGCAATGTGTTTAGCACAAGCATTGGAATATTGTAGTAATAAAGGGAGAGCTTTATATCATGATCTTAATGCTTACAGGGTTTTGTTTGACAAG GATGGGAATCCCAGGTTGTCTTGCTTTGGACTCATGAAAAATAGTCGAGATGGGAAGAGTTATAGCACAAACTTGGCATTTACTCCTCCAGAGTATTTGCGAACGG GTAGAGTTACACCAGAGAGTGTAGTATTCAGTTTTGGAACCGTTTTGCTCGATCTCATGAGTGGAAAACATATTCCACCGAGCCAT GCGCTCGACTTAATCAGGGGAAAGAACTGTGCAATGTTAATGGATTCTGCACTCGAGGGCCATTTTTCAAACGAAGACGGAACTGAGCTAGTACGCTTAGCCACACGTTGTCTGCAGTATGAAGCTCGTGAGAGACCAAATGTCAAATCTCTCGTTACTTCACTTGCCACACTCCAGAAGGAATCTGATGTAGCTTCATATGTTCTTATGGGTATCCCCCATGAAACAGAGGTTGAGGAAGAGCCTTCGCTTTCTTTGACACCCTTTGGTGATGCATGCTTAAGAGTGGATCTTACAGCCATACATGAAATACTTAATAAGGTTGGATACAAGGACGATGAAGGAATTGCCAATGAG CTCTCCTTTCAAATGTGGACTAACCAGATGCAGGAATCTCTCAATTCGAAGAAGCAAGGCGACTTATCTTTCCGTTCCAAAGATTTCACAACAGCAGTCGATTGCTACACTCAG TTCATTGATGGAGGAACAATGGTATCACCAACGGTCCACGCGCGGCGCTGCTTGTCATATCTGATGAACGAGAACGCACAAGAAGCTCTGACCGATGCATTGCAGGCACAGGTTGTGTCTCCCGAATGGCCAACCGCTTTGTATCTTCAAGCAGCTTGCTTGTTCAAGCTCGGTATGGAAGCCGATGCTCAGCAAGCTCTCAAGGACGGGACTACATTGGAAGCTAAGAAGACTAACAACAAGCGCTGCTAA